TATACAGGGCAGAGATGCAGAGAGGAAGATCTTGGATCAGAAATGAGTGGGGGGAGAAGGCATTCTGGTTCCTTAGACTCTTCTTCTACTTTTTAAGGAATGATGCTTAACCTTGAGTTTGTGGCATTCAGGAAACACACAGCTGTCTTAAGGATATACATGTTTTCACTCTGCACTATCATTCTACTTCAAAAAGTTTTCCTGCATCTTCTCATGATCTATCACTGAAGATGTTTCACCTATCACAGCAAGGTCCTCTGACCATGAAACAGAGCTCGTTACTTTATTCAGTCTGTTCCATTATAAGGCATTTCTTATGTTTAggggttatttttgtttgtctgtttcaaTAAAGACCACAGATTATAATCATATCCCAGAAATTTGGCTTTTTAGAAAACTTCTGAGGACTCTCATCAAGGCTGCTTTGGTACCTGGGTGTGGAGTCAATTAGTGGTAGGCTCTCCAGGGGGTAAATGGAAGGGGCAAATGTATGTCACTTGATTAGCATTGAGAACCAAGTAAATGTTTGTCTCATCCTTggttaaaagagaaaatgctACTGCAGCTGTTGGGATTCTGTGGCCAGTTCTCCATCAATCTGATCTACTCAATTTTTTAGGGAGGAGCCAGGCCTGATGAGAAATCCAAGAAGGGTCAAGTGAAGGCAGTCTCCAAGGATATGGAAAGTTCTTAGCCTTAAAAACTCCTGACTGAGGGGAGGGACGGGGTGATAATTAATAGCACGCTAGTCTCCAGGCTTGGCAAATAAGCACTCTTCATTTAAGATTGCCTGGACACCTGGGAAACAGTTCTTGGGCTATATATGACTATTGTAAAGTCAACATAGTCACACAATTGGTGTGGTGACCCACTAGCCTGAGGCCTTGAGAGATGCAATATTAGGGAAGTGAGAGATTGAGGAAGGAGAAGATGCACAATGTGACATGTTCAATCTCACAAagtttcattcaacaattattaaatattagGAACTGAACATACAAAAATAactctttcctctgttttctcattcattcattcaactgttTGCTATAATGAGTACACATATCTTCTTTTAATGGACTTGTGCACCACAGCTATGGGTGCACACACTTGGTATAAGGTATAAGGCCATGAACAAGACACACATGATTGAATACAATAAAGTCACAGGTAGAGTACCGGAATTGTCAATTTAGGTCCCTCAGAGGTCAGCATGGATGAGAGTCCATAAAAGCTCTGAAGGTACCTAATTTAGTTTCCGCATGGGATGGGGCAGGAGGCAGAGAAGACTTCCTGAAGGACGTAACTCATGATATTTGAAGGATGAACAGAAGTTAGTAAGGCACAGTACTGAGGAGGATGGAAGGTGGAGCAGGAAAACTTTGTCAGATGTCAGTTCCTTAATCCTGTGGTCCACTGAGTTGAGAATACCATCAGGCTCTTCTAACACCATAGCTGGGAACAAGTCTTACAGGATTGCATCCttttacatcattttatatattaacaGGAAAGCAGTCTCATCTGTGATGCTGGGGCCACCCTACAACCATACAATGGAACCCCCTGTCACCTCGTCCTGGTGGGTATTCCAGGTTTGCAATCTTCACATCTTTGGCTGGTTATCTCACTGAGCATCATGTATACATAGCCCTGTTAGAAAACACCCTCATAGTGACTGTAATTTGGATGGATTCCACTCTACAAGAGCCCATGTACTGCTCCCTGTATATTCTGGCTGCTGTGGACATTGTTATGGCCTCCTTGGTAGTGCCCAAGATGGTGAGCATTTTCTCCTTAGGAGACAGCTTCATCAGCTTTAATGCTTGTTTCACTCAGCTGTACTTTGTCCATGCAGCCACAGCTGTGGAGACAGGTCTGCTACTGGCCATGGCTGTTGACTGCTATGTGGCCATCTGTAAGCCCCTACACTACAAGAGAATTCTCACACCTCAAGTGATACTGGGAATGAGTGTGATCATCACTATCAGAGCTATCATATTCATGACACCACTGAGTTGGATGGTGAGTAATCTGCCTTTCTGTGGCTCCAATGTGGTTCTCCATTCCTACTGTGGGCACATAGCCATG
This region of Mesoplodon densirostris isolate mMesDen1 chromosome 7, mMesDen1 primary haplotype, whole genome shotgun sequence genomic DNA includes:
- the LOC132494314 gene encoding LOW QUALITY PROTEIN: olfactory receptor 52I2-like (The sequence of the model RefSeq protein was modified relative to this genomic sequence to represent the inferred CDS: inserted 2 bases in 2 codons), with product MLGPPYNHTMEPPVTXVLVGIPGLQSSHLWLVISLSIMYXIALLENTLIVTVIWMDSTLQEPMYCSLYILAAVDIVMASLVVPKMVSIFSLGDSFISFNACFTQLYFVHAATAVETGLLLAMAVDCYVAICKPLHYKRILTPQVILGMSVIITIRAIIFMTPLSWMVSNLPFCGSNVVLHSYCGHIAMAKLAYADPMSSSLYSFIGSSITVKTHRTSITVGSDVAFIAASYNLILQAVFGLSAKNAQLKALSTCGSHVGVMALYHLPGMASIYVAWLGKDIVPLHIQVLLADLYLIIPPTLNPIIYGLRTKQIKERTRSLLTHCLFNHSNLGS